The genomic DNA ACCAGCAAGCCTATGACGGCGCGCGCATCCTGATCGGCGGCGCGAACTTCGGCTGCGGATCGAGCCGCGAGCACGCCGTGTGGGGCTTGCAGCAATACGGCTTTCAGGCGGTAATCGCGCCGAGTTTCGCGGAGATTTTCTATTCGAACGCGATGAACAACCGTCTGCTGCTCGTGCAACTCGAACGCGACGCAATTGATGCACTCGTGCAGGCTTCGACCCAAACGCCTGAATCGAAACTTCGCATCGATCTCGAACGGCAAACCGTGATAGCTGCACACGGACAGACCTACACGTACCCGCTCGGCGCGCGCCATAAGCGCATGGTGATCGAAGGCATGGACACGATCGACCTGACGCTTGCGTCCCTTCCCGATATCGAGGCGTTCGAGCGCGCGCATTTCGCGCGG from Paraburkholderia terrae includes the following:
- the leuD gene encoding 3-isopropylmalate dehydratase small subunit, producing the protein MNRLTIIEGTAAPLPIDNLDTDQIMPKQFLRIVDKAGLADGLLYDLRFDAQGVPRADCVLNQQAYDGARILIGGANFGCGSSREHAVWGLQQYGFQAVIAPSFAEIFYSNAMNNRLLLVQLERDAIDALVQASTQTPESKLRIDLERQTVIAAHGQTYTYPLGARHKRMVIEGMDTIDLTLASLPDIEAFERAHFARRAWAQVL